The Canis lupus dingo isolate Sandy chromosome 18, ASM325472v2, whole genome shotgun sequence genome includes the window tcaagcatttattttgcttttcttaaaattactCTATCAACCAGGTAGTTGATGAGGGGGAGTGGTCTTTAGAGAAGTATTATAGACAGTGAAAGAAGAATGATGGACTTAGAATATTGGTTTTGTAGCCCCTATGAATGAAGGGATCTGGGTGATGATCATCTATGACTGCTAACCTCACAAAAAAGAGATGAGGTATTATGTAACCCTGGCAGAAAAAGACGCCACCCCTTGAAATTGTCTTGCCCCCCCCTCCAATAATCTGATGAAACTTCTATATCTCACTACTAATTTGTAGGACAGATGACCATAGAAGTAGGAACACAATCACTAGAATCCAGACTATGGGAAAGTTGcagaataataaatacaaaaatatggggatctctgggtggctcagcggtttagcccctgcctttggcccagagcgcgatcctggagtcccgggatcgagtcccgcatcgggctcctggcatggagcctgcttctccctcctcctgtctctctctctctctctctctctcataaataaatcttaaaaaaaatacataaaataaatacaaaaataaaatccaacatcTACAGTTAAAAAACAGTTAGTAGTATAGTATATAGCAAATCAAAAGGTAGCTTCACAATTATTGGTGAAATAGCAAAGCATTCCCatgaaaatttcaggaaaaataaaaggatgtccCCTGATACTAGTAACATGTAAGATTGTTCTGAAAGTGCTAGAAAGCGCTACAAATTACACAATGCAATGAGGAGGCAAAGTTATCATTGTTTGGAAGTGGAAAGAACTAACTCTGGACAACCCAAGAAAGTAAAgtgaaaattcttagaaataagagaagaattCAGTACCTATCTGGTTTAAAAACTAATGTGTAAGAATCATCAGCTTTCCTGAAAACTATGCCTGCAGACCAAATCCAGCTCACTtcttgtttttgcaaataaagttttttcTGGAAGACATCCATGCTTATGTATTGCATATTGTttatagttgttttatttattttttaaagatttatttatttatttatttatttatttatttatgatagacacagagagagagagaggcagagacacaggaggagggagaagcaggctccatgcagggagcccgatgcgggattccatccggggactccaggatcgcaccctggaccaaaggcaggcgccaaacctctgagccacccagggattcccctataGTTGTTTTAATGCTACGACAACAAAGTTGAGTAATTGTGACGGAGATAATATGTGAAATTTGCCAACCTCTGCTTTAGATAACtgatagttaaaaagaaaatgcaaaatggggcaccagggtggcccACTtggttaagtgaccgactcttcattttgggttaggtcatgatctaagggttttgagattgagccccaccttgggctctgagctcatcttggagtctgtctctctccctctgcttgtccccctgctctctctctccctctctcttataaataaaaaagtctctcccctctgcccttcccaacTCCTCTGTCtctaaaagtaacaaaataaaatgaaatggaaaaaatctaatttataatggaaacaaaaactacctaggaataaacataaaatacataactattatatacaacaaaaaaacaactttagaGTTGCACAGGCAGACATTAAAGGAGATAAGAataagggtggctcagtggtttagcgctgccttcagcccagggcttgatcctggagacctgtgatcaagtcccaggttgggctccctgcatggagcctgcttctccctctgcctgtgtctctgcctctctctctctcattaataaataaataaataatctttaaaaaaagaataaatggtattaaagaaaaaaaaagaacaaatggtaTTATATATCTTATTCTTGATAGAAAACTACAGCAAGACGCTCTAATCTGTTAGTACCCTCCAGCCAAAGACTACCAGGAAACATCTATAGTTGAACAGACGTGTTTATTACTCTTGTACTGTTGGGCATCTCAGTAAGATGGTGTTCAGAAAGGACTTACAGGATTTGGCTTGCGCTAAGTGATTTGGGGGAGGGTTTAAGAAAGCCAGAGTTTTTCTCTGGATTGCATACTGTCAAGAAGGGGAAGTATTTCTAGGATGGGATATGTTAACAGATCTTACCCAGACAAAAGCTAAAGCTGTAATTGGTAAAGTTCACTTATATTTCCCAACATGGTCGATGTTTCATCATTCTTGTGGTTTGGACAATGTTCCTCTCTTTGTTGGTGATCACATGACTATAGAGTGATCTTGTTTTTGTCTTGATCCCTCACATCACGCAGTGACTTTGTCCAATGTTGATACTCTGTGAAATTGTTCATGTTTAACAGAACACCACGGCCAGTACCTGGATGTCTGGAGGTGTGTTTAACTTTCTCAAATctataaattaaatgcaattttaaacTTAATTGCCAGTTATGTCTGTTCTTGTTTTACGAAAGAACTTGacaaaacatatttaatttgGGTATCTGAACAAATAAACATTAGGAAAGAgttaagaaaccaaaaaagaaatagtattgcGTAAACAAAAAAGACGTAAGAAGAAAAGATTGATTAatctactacaaaaaaaaataagtcagtttgGAGAACAAATCACAAACTCGGATAAAATAACTTCAACGCATTTGAGGAAGTGATGTCCCcagtaaaacaaacaagcaactcTCCCTACCAATAACATAAAAAGAGTACTTTTCGGAATAGTTTCGATTTTTTACCATAAGAATGTACTCCTGAAaatcattttcaagaaaaaaagactggGATTTGAACACATCGAGGCAGGGCTCGCAGAGGCTCAGAGGAGCCTCAAGGAAGGACTACGCTTCCCAGGAGGCTCTGAGCTGAGCGTCCCCGGACTCCCGACAGGCTCCGCGCGCTTTACGCGCCAGCTTTGGCCTTGGCCACCGAGCAGCGGAATCGGCGGCGGAGAATGGAGAGTAGCGAGGAGGCAGCAGTCGAGAAGTGCCGCGTCCACTTGCGCCCCGGCACGCTGCGCGACGCCGCTCGCGCCACGCTGCATCTTCTGCCTTGCGAGGTTCTAGTTAACCGGCCCGCCCCCGTGGACCGCTTCTTCACCCCAGCCATTCGACAGGGTCCCGACGGTGAGTGCTCACCGCCGGACTACGACTCCCGGCAACCCCCGCGCCCACGCCACGTTCTCCTCGGCGAGGAGTGGCGCGAGGGCTCCTGGGGATCGTGGTCCAACGGAGGTGGCGGGAGGGCCCCGGGGGGCTTGCCCCGCAAGGCCTGAATCAAGCCCGTACCGAGGCCCCGAGCCTGCCTTCTGCAGGACTCGAAGTGTCGTTTCGGGGCCGCAAACTACGAGGCGAGGAGGTGGTGGTGCCTCCTGGCCTCGTGGGATACGTGATGGCgatggaggagcagggagaggtgTCGATGGAGAAGGACTTCTCGGAGGGTGACGAGCGAGAGGAGCAGGAGCGGGCAGAACCCCGCGAGGCGCTGGAGCGGGACTTCGTGAGCacgggggtggaggggcagggctggagagTGGTGCGGGCGGCAGCGGTGGCCCTCATGCTGAGCCGGGCCCCTTCCTCAGGACCAGTTTATCGGAGCCATCGCCAGTTTCAGCCGCTTCACGCTATGGGGTCTGGAGACCATTCCTGGTCCGGACGCCAAAGTGCGCGGGGCCCTAACCTGGCCCAGTCTGGCCGCAGCGGTGAGTAGGGGGATGGGACCTCACTCTTCAGGCCCCATCCATTCCCTTGTGCCTTCAAGGGTATTCCCTGGACTGTCCAGAATCTTGTCCGAGTGGACTTGGGGCTTCAGGGCCGGGGAGTACAATGGGGTACAAGGAGCCTGGGTCTGACTGGATTAGACTGGTCAGGGGCAGGGGCGCTTCCCTACCTCTGACTGGTCTAGAAGGGGTTGTCATTCTGAGTAGCTGGGTCACTCCCAGAGTATGTGGGCCACCCAGTGTGTGTCAAAAACCCAATAGTAGAGGTGACTCCTGTTGCAGATTCACGCACAGGTGCCTGAAGACTGAGAGCCGGAACTTGAAATTGAAAGCCACTGGTTCCTTCACCCCAATAAACCAGCTCTTCATTTTGGAACCACTGATTCCATCACCCCAATAAACAAGCTCTTCACAGCACCTGCGAGTTTGTGGGCACCTTGGAGTCTTCTAAGCTGGCACTACCCCTTCTCCCACAAGAAACTTTCATGGCTCAGTCTATAGAAATGATTTATTGCCAAGGAGCAGTGAGGGCAAGAGGCCAGAATTTTGCTGCCAGTAcccacccctcctcccaactcctacttacaaaagaaatttttaCAGCCACTAGCCCTCTGTACAGAGTGCACCCACCCCCCATCTCACTGTACATAGCTGCTTGGCTCCGTCCAGTCCCTGCTTCATAGCAGGCCCAGACCTGCAGCCAGTTGACCTTGGAGTTGACCTGAGCCCTGAGCTCGCCTTGGTGCTGGGCAGCTAGCCCCTACCAGGCCTGTCCTCTCCTTATGAAGCTGTCCTCAGCCCCACCTCCCTTGGTGTGCCTCTTGGGGGccctggtgggggtgggatgTGCTGTCAGCCCCAGTTCTGCTTTGTTGCCACTGCTATAGACAGTGCCTGGTCACCATTTTCCCCTCTTGCTCCAGTCCTTGGGAGTGAAGTGCAAACACTTGGAGTCGATTCGAAGGAGCCGCTTGAGCATAGCTCTTTCATGCCCATCCACGATGTCCTCAGACAGTGTGAGGATATACTGGCCCTGGATGGGAGATAGGACCGGAAGGGTCAGCCCATGTGGGGTGCACACTCTGCAGCCCTACACACAcgtctccccctgcctgcctccctacCTTGTAGTAGTTGATGAGATTGAGGTACTGTAGAGTAGAAATGACATCTTCCTTCTTGATGCTGGTGATTTCACTGATCTCGCTGTGGGAGGACAAGGATCAGGTCCTCTGGAGgccttcctctctgccccaagcccccaggagccccaggaatgAGGATGGGCCATGCCATGCACCCCCAGGGTCAGAGGTAGGGCCAGGCTCACTTGATGGTGATCTGTGGCCTCTCCCCGCTCTCTGACTTCAGCCCCATCAGGATCTCCAGGATGGTCTGGGACCAGTAGCTTCGGTAGGATAGGAGGCCAAGGTCTGAGAGGGGCTTCTCAGGGGTCCCCGTTTTCCCTTCCACTTTGGAGAGTTCATAGCCTACAGCAAGGCAGCAAGAAGGGGTGGGTAAGCGATCACACCTTCATGCAACTTTCAGAATATGGTTACAGGAGTAAACTGCCTGGTTCCCATCTCACCCTTGCCATGTGGTAGTTCTGTGACCTGACATACGTAGCTAGTCTGCTGTGTCTGTTTCCCCAGAGAGCTAATGAGCATTCACTCTTCATCTCTGTGCTGTGGAGGGTACTGAAAGGAACAGCTATAATCCACCTGGAGAAAAACTCAGGAACCAGGGAAGTGCAGAGAAAATGACAAGAAAGGCAAGTGCCTGATTTTCATCATTCCAGACCATATCTCCTGGGTATGTGAGAAGGGAAGGCAGCCCCCACGTGTGGTCTGGGCCTCAGGATGTCTGGATTTGCAGTCAAGTCAGTCCCCCTAGCTGTGACCTGGGGAGCATTGGCTGCTCCAGGACCAGGCTGGCCTGACTAGGTGTTGATAAGAAGCAAGGAGAGGCACTAATGTACTTCCCAGGTCAGAAGGCGGCCATTCCACAGCAGGTAACTCACCTCTCCAGAGGCACTCTCCGACTGCTCTGTCCTCCTCTACCCTGCTGATTACTGGGCACTAGCAGGCAGTTCCTAGGGAGCCCCTCAGGCTGTGCAAAATCCTATATGGCTTCGTGTCTCTTGGCAGAGTCTTCATTCTctccctcagggtcctggggtgtcCTTCATTACCTCTATAAGCCCTTCTTCACCCTCAGTCACAGCTATGTGGGCTCACAGCCCTTTTTGCCTACCCCTCCCAATCTTTATCAGCTAGTCTTGCCCAATCTTCTGTGACTTCCACCAAGCAGCCtgctggggagagggacagaaaagcTCCTGCTTTAGAGAAAGGAAGCCTGGAAGAGGAAGGGAGCACACCTGGGTCCCTACTTGACTTTGCTGGGCCTGCCAGTGCATGTGGGATCCtgccacatcagcctccccagcTGCAAGGAGCTCCTGGCCCCTCCCCAGTGAACATCCACCTGCCCTCAAGAACTGCCCGGAATGGGCACTCCCAGTGCACCTGTCTGCTCCTGCTGGGCAGAAGTGAGCACATCACATTGGTGTCCTTGCCCACATCCTATCTCCATGGAGGTCTGAGCTTCAAGGCTTGGATTCATTTTAAGTATCCGCCCACATATCAGGCTGAGGGCTTCCTGAGAATGTGACCCCATCTTGGCATCattctattaataaaataactcaaatggATCATGACCTTATCAAGTCAAGCCACTGTGACTTCACCAAACAGCTAAGGCTCCCTCCTGTCTCTCAGGTCAGAACTTAACTATCCCAAGGGTTCAGTGAGTGGTGAGTTGAGTGGAGTGATGTAAGATGCTGGGAAGCAAAAGGGGGCCTTGCGGGTGGGGGACATAGAAGAGTTCACGGATGATGAGGGGCAGAGTCCCTTGTGGGCTTTAAGAGACTGACCTGCCTGAATCCAAGGAGCAGAGACCAAATCCACACAAATCAGTGCTTCCTTATTTTTGCTGACTTAACATCACTTTAGCATTTTGAGCATCCACTATCTGCAAGGCTCAGGTTACAGCTGGGATAATGAAGCACTGGTCCTCACTCAGGAATTTGTATGGTGGCACATGAAGCACTGGTCCTCACTTAGGAATTTCTATGGTGGCACAGAACCAGGCAGATGAGCAACAGTGGCTCACCTGGTTTCTGCTGATGGCTCCCTGGATGGGAGCATATGAGTCAGATTTGTGAAAAGTTGGGTGGTGCTTAGAACCTCACCCAAGGAAGAGTGAGGAGCTGAAAACCTAGCCCAGACAAGCAGGGTAGTTGCCCTGAGAATGGAGAAAGCCTTGGGAGAGTCCCACCTTTATTTCTGGCCAGCTACCCTGGTGACAGCAGGGTTAACAATCATAGCAACCTAGCTTGTCTACAAGGGAGGCACAATGGCAGCACTGGCACTGAGCCTGGGCCCGCATGTAcccaccccggggcccctggCCGGGAGCAAAGGTACTACTCACTGAACTCGATCAGCAGCTTGCCGTAGCCCCGGCGCTGGTAGGGAGGCAGGGTCAGGATGCAGGCCACATTGTAGTCTTCTGTGGATTCCTTTTCCtggaaaggggaggaaggtgagTGAGGAGGGGACACAGCTCAGGGCAGGGCCAAGAGATGATCTGGATGAGCACTCACCTTGGAGAAGTAGCCGACGATGTGGAAGCCCTTGCAATCATACTCTGTCATGACATAGAAGAGGAAGGGATCTGTATCATAGTACAATGTCTTGTGGTCGAGGAAACATTTGGCCAAAAGACACAGGTTCTGGGAATAACTCTGCAAAGGAAAAGGCGTGTCACCACTCTGGGTACCCTGTCTTAAATGTGGTCATTTGGTTTCTTTACCCAGGGCTGATAGATGATGAGTCTTCCTCCCTGGCGCCTGACCCGTTCTATTAGGCTGTCCCTCCTACTCAGGCAGAGCTAATTCTCAGAGTCAAGGAGCCCATGTACCAGCTCTGTGATAGTGTCTGACCTCCTGTCTTGCTGGTGAGCTGGGCAAGTTTACCCCTGTTCCCCATACCTCCCCCTAAGTCTTGTCTGGGGGGTTTCCACTGCTCTCTGCTGCAGTAACAAAAGTCAGTAGGTTGTGGCATGTCTAGAAAGACACTGCCAAGGCTTAGGAGAGGACCTCTACCCTGGTGACAGTCTTAGGAATCTaccttttaaaaaccacaaaactaaaaaaataaaaataaaaaaaaaataaaaaataaaaaataaaaaccacaaaactctCCTGCCTCCAGTCACACATACTGGAGACTGATCTCCTAACCTACAATGGAGATCAGGTGTTCTGAAACTGAAAGTAACTGCCTTAGGGGTCTCCCCACCAAAAGGATTCATCTTGCTGCTTTGCTTTACCTCTATACACATTTTCTGCATATGAGGCATGACTTTTTAGCCAGATGCTGGGCCATCAGGATGCCCAAGTCCACACAGAACAGTAGTGAAAGCAGCCTCCTTCCCTTGAGCTTCCTCAGCACCCAGGCCAGAGCTCTACCCTGTAATTCAAGatgccctgcttctcccttactgCCCCCTCTTTGCCCCAGGAATGGTCCCACAGTCTTAACGGTCCAGATtactcccttcttccttcccacaGACTAAGGCAGGTTTGAAGCCCAAAACCTGCAGTGACCCCTACTCCTCCCCCAACTGGCCACCTTCTCCCCACCTGAGCTCTGTATCTTGGAACAGCCTTGCCTCATCCTCTCTGCTTCTCAGCCAGAATGATCTTTACCTTTCCCACCATCTGTACATCCACGACTGCCCTTCAGAACCCCACTCCTTGGGCTTCCCTTACCTATCTTATCCTTCATGTTAAGGATCAAAGATCATCTCCTATGTGAAACTGCTGGCTACCTCTGGGTCCTGATAACCCATCCTTTGTTTCATGACACTTATCCCTGGGATCTGAGTGGATGTTGGCAGATCTGTTTTTGCCATGAACTGTGAACTCAAAGATTCTAATTACTGATCATCTTTATACCTCCCACTAACTACCTCACAGCAGAAACTCAATAAAAATGGAATGAGCTAATCTGTTGGCCAGACTGCCTAGTATTTTCCTGAGCAGGAAAAAGCTGCTCGTTTAACTTCCCCCAGACCACCAGTGCCAATGACTCCCCACTGCCCCTCAGCCACAGACCTTGTTCTTCCGTCCATCAATCTCAAAGAAAGAGATGGTACCCTTGCGGTAAATCTCATTGCCTGGGGGGTGTCGCAGGTCACACTTGGtctgaggaagagaggaggatcagaggcagggacagggtgggggaTGGTAGTAAAGCAACCTCCTTGGACCCTTCATACCAAGTGACGCTGCAGACACTTGAGACTACGGCCGTATTTGAGGCAGAACTCGCAGAGGTAGAGGACGGGCAATGTGGTAAGTTCCTGTGGGTATGGGGAGAAGTACCACGGCTTCAGGCGGTGCCGGCCCAGCTCGATACACTCAATGTTCTTCATCCGGGTGACAATGTCGTCGTGGCTGCGGTCAGACACCAAGCTGCCAGTCATGCGTGGAGCGGACGGTATTCCATCTGAGCTGTCCTGGGAATCCTGCCCAGGCCCAGTGGAAAACACCAGGTTACAGAAGACAGCTCAAGCAGGACACCCGACAGCTCACACAACCCTTACATAGCTTTCCTTATTTTCAAAGTGTAACAACAACTCtatggcagaggaagaaaaaggctgGTACTACATTGTATTCTCCACTTTCCAGATAAGGGAAGGGAAACTAGGTAAATTATCAATTGCACTTTGAAAAAGATCACCAATGACTGATCTGAATCAGCTTTGCCTGGCTCCTAATCCTGCCAAAAACCATCACTGTCTACCacctcttgtttatttttttaagtttacttatttatgtatttttaaagttttttttttctttaagattttatttattcatgagaca containing:
- the RNASEH2C gene encoding ribonuclease H2 subunit C isoform X2; this translates as MESSEEAAVEKCRVHLRPGTLRDAARATLHLLPCEVLVNRPAPVDRFFTPAIRQGPDGLEVSFRGRKLRGEEVVVPPGLVGYVMAMEEQGEVSMEKDFSEGDEREEQERAEPREALERDFDQFIGAIASFSRFTLWGLETIPGPDAKVRGALTWPSLAAAIHAQVPED
- the RNASEH2C gene encoding ribonuclease H2 subunit C isoform X1; this encodes MESSEEAAVEKCRVHLRPGTLRDAARATLHLLPCEVLVNRPAPVDRFFTPAIRQGPDGLEVSFRGRKLRGEEVVVPPGLVGYVMAMEEQGEVSMEKDFSEGDEREEQERAEPREALERDFDQFIGAIASFSRFTLWGLETIPGPDAKVRGALTWPSLAAARANEHSLFISVLWRVLKGTAIIHLEKNSGTREVQRK
- the KAT5 gene encoding histone acetyltransferase KAT5 isoform X2: MAEVGEIIEGCRLPVLRRNQDNEDEWPLAEILSVKDISGRKLFYVHYIDFNKRLDEWVTHERLDLKKIQFPKKEAKTPTKNGLPGSRPGSPEREVRKTLDLSLQPASAQASGKTLPIPVQITLRFNLPKEREAIPGGEPDQPLSSSSCLQPNHRSTKRKVEVVSPATPVPSETAPASVFPQNGSARRAVAAQPGRKRKSNCLGTDEDSQDSSDGIPSAPRMTGSLVSDRSHDDIVTRMKNIECIELGRHRLKPWYFSPYPQELTTLPVLYLCEFCLKYGRSLKCLQRHLTKCDLRHPPGNEIYRKGTISFFEIDGRKNKSYSQNLCLLAKCFLDHKTLYYDTDPFLFYVMTEYDCKGFHIVGYFSKEKESTEDYNVACILTLPPYQRRGYGKLLIEFSYELSKVEGKTGTPEKPLSDLGLLSYRSYWSQTILEILMGLKSESGERPQITINEISEITSIKKEDVISTLQYLNLINYYKGQYILTLSEDIVDGHERAMLKRLLRIDSKCLHFTPKDWSKRGKW
- the KAT5 gene encoding histone acetyltransferase KAT5 isoform X1 — translated: MAEVVSPVPGAGRREPGEVGRTRGPPVADPGAALSPQGEIIEGCRLPVLRRNQDNEDEWPLAEILSVKDISGRKLFYVHYIDFNKRLDEWVTHERLDLKKIQFPKKEAKTPTKNGLPGSRPGSPEREVPASAQASGKTLPIPVQITLRFNLPKEREAIPGGEPDQPLSSSSCLQPNHRSTKRKVEVVSPATPVPSETAPASVFPQNGSARRAVAAQPGRKRKSNCLGTDEDSQDSSDGIPSAPRMTGSLVSDRSHDDIVTRMKNIECIELGRHRLKPWYFSPYPQELTTLPVLYLCEFCLKYGRSLKCLQRHLTKCDLRHPPGNEIYRKGTISFFEIDGRKNKSYSQNLCLLAKCFLDHKTLYYDTDPFLFYVMTEYDCKGFHIVGYFSKEKESTEDYNVACILTLPPYQRRGYGKLLIEFSYELSKVEGKTGTPEKPLSDLGLLSYRSYWSQTILEILMGLKSESGERPQITINEISEITSIKKEDVISTLQYLNLINYYKGQYILTLSEDIVDGHERAMLKRLLRIDSKCLHFTPKDWSKRGKW
- the KAT5 gene encoding histone acetyltransferase KAT5 isoform X3, which translates into the protein MAEVGEIIEGCRLPVLRRNQDNEDEWPLAEILSVKDISGRKLFYVHYIDFNKRLDEWVTHERLDLKKIQFPKKEAKTPTKNGLPGSRPGSPEREVPASAQASGKTLPIPVQITLRFNLPKEREAIPGGEPDQPLSSSSCLQPNHRSTKRKVEVVSPATPVPSETAPASVFPQNGSARRAVAAQPGRKRKSNCLGTDEDSQDSSDGIPSAPRMTGSLVSDRSHDDIVTRMKNIECIELGRHRLKPWYFSPYPQELTTLPVLYLCEFCLKYGRSLKCLQRHLTKCDLRHPPGNEIYRKGTISFFEIDGRKNKSYSQNLCLLAKCFLDHKTLYYDTDPFLFYVMTEYDCKGFHIVGYFSKEKESTEDYNVACILTLPPYQRRGYGKLLIEFSYELSKVEGKTGTPEKPLSDLGLLSYRSYWSQTILEILMGLKSESGERPQITINEISEITSIKKEDVISTLQYLNLINYYKGQYILTLSEDIVDGHERAMLKRLLRIDSKCLHFTPKDWSKRGKW
- the KAT5 gene encoding histone acetyltransferase KAT5 isoform X5 produces the protein MAEVVSPVPGAGRREPGEVGRTRGPPVADPGAALSPQGEIIEGCRLPVLRRNQDNEDEWPLAEILSVKDISGRKLFYVHYIDFNKRLDEWVTHERLDLKKIQFPKKEAKTPTKNGLPGSRPGSPEREVKRKVEVVSPATPVPSETAPASVFPQNGSARRAVAAQPGRKRKSNCLGTDEDSQDSSDGIPSAPRMTGSLVSDRSHDDIVTRMKNIECIELGRHRLKPWYFSPYPQELTTLPVLYLCEFCLKYGRSLKCLQRHLTKCDLRHPPGNEIYRKGTISFFEIDGRKNKSYSQNLCLLAKCFLDHKTLYYDTDPFLFYVMTEYDCKGFHIVGYFSKEKESTEDYNVACILTLPPYQRRGYGKLLIEFSYELSKVEGKTGTPEKPLSDLGLLSYRSYWSQTILEILMGLKSESGERPQITINEISEITSIKKEDVISTLQYLNLINYYKGQYILTLSEDIVDGHERAMLKRLLRIDSKCLHFTPKDWSKRGKW
- the KAT5 gene encoding histone acetyltransferase KAT5 isoform X6 — protein: MAEVGEIIEGCRLPVLRRNQDNEDEWPLAEILSVKDISGRKLFYVHYIDFNKRLDEWVTHERLDLKKIQFPKKEAKTPTKNGLPGSRPGSPEREVKRKVEVVSPATPVPSETAPASVFPQNGSARRAVAAQPGRKRKSNCLGTDEDSQDSSDGIPSAPRMTGSLVSDRSHDDIVTRMKNIECIELGRHRLKPWYFSPYPQELTTLPVLYLCEFCLKYGRSLKCLQRHLTKCDLRHPPGNEIYRKGTISFFEIDGRKNKSYSQNLCLLAKCFLDHKTLYYDTDPFLFYVMTEYDCKGFHIVGYFSKEKESTEDYNVACILTLPPYQRRGYGKLLIEFSYELSKVEGKTGTPEKPLSDLGLLSYRSYWSQTILEILMGLKSESGERPQITINEISEITSIKKEDVISTLQYLNLINYYKGQYILTLSEDIVDGHERAMLKRLLRIDSKCLHFTPKDWSKRGKW
- the KAT5 gene encoding histone acetyltransferase KAT5 isoform X4; the encoded protein is MALAEILSVKDISGRKLFYVHYIDFNKRLDEWVTHERLDLKKIQFPKKEAKTPTKNGLPGSRPGSPEREVRKTLDLSLQPASAQASGKTLPIPVQITLRFNLPKEREAIPGGEPDQPLSSSSCLQPNHRSTKRKVEVVSPATPVPSETAPASVFPQNGSARRAVAAQPGRKRKSNCLGTDEDSQDSSDGIPSAPRMTGSLVSDRSHDDIVTRMKNIECIELGRHRLKPWYFSPYPQELTTLPVLYLCEFCLKYGRSLKCLQRHLTKCDLRHPPGNEIYRKGTISFFEIDGRKNKSYSQNLCLLAKCFLDHKTLYYDTDPFLFYVMTEYDCKGFHIVGYFSKEKESTEDYNVACILTLPPYQRRGYGKLLIEFSYELSKVEGKTGTPEKPLSDLGLLSYRSYWSQTILEILMGLKSESGERPQITINEISEITSIKKEDVISTLQYLNLINYYKGQYILTLSEDIVDGHERAMLKRLLRIDSKCLHFTPKDWSKRGKW